One genomic region from Alteromonas pelagimontana encodes:
- a CDS encoding amidohydrolase family protein has translation MIKTSRQAIAATALGLLLGFVPALPGFAQDTKNEAKPDTEKWDVLNPPFDLNEVKIKTNETTWSSLDISPDGKYMVFDMLGDLYKVDIKGGKATALTQDFAWNIEPTISPDGSQIAFISDRGGLSNIWVMDSDGKNLHQVSQEKNNLIHSPKWSPDGNYLVATKGIMSSRSIPAGEIWMFHKAGSDGLQIKAREHGPSDQQNIADPVFSADGRYIYYTKNTLPGAGFDYNRNPLEGIFAVARFDRQTGEETNVISGTGGAIVPTPSPDGKYIAFIRRVKNKTGLFLKELETGLETPLTLTLERDMQEGFGSEGYYAYFDWMPDSSAIIYWTGGKFHKIDVSSKGIADIDVEVEATVKYADALRFDVDVAPDEFDVKMTRWSQKSPDGKSILFQALGKLYVRDVQSGKIKRLTKQNEHDEYFPRYSNDGKNIVYTTWNDQELGDVRVVAAKGGKGKVITRQPGHYIEPSFSTDGKLIVFRKFDGGYLLDPKYSVEPGLYVANLDKGTETKISESGSEPHFAGNSDRVYFTESVSGTPYPETQLSSVNLQGNDKRVHLYGADKVSEYRLSHDKKWVAFVYQFKTYLTPFVDNGKKITIAPDMTSLPVKQLSARAGEYLTWSPDNSSVGWFHGPHYYERDIKDAFEFVSGNGDNGTLPEPEKAGVDLSFKEKADKPTGYKALVGGTVVTMRNADNTQEVIENGVVLMKDNRIEAVGKMGEVRIPDEAMQIDTTGKTVIPGMVDAHAHGAQGRNEIIPQQNWGQYSNVAFGVTTIHDPSNDTTEIFAAAELQRKGKIVAPRIYSTGAILYGAEALGYKAIINNYDDAYFHVQRLKDAGAISVKSYNQPARSQRQEILWAARKQEMMVVPEGGGKLQQNITMVVDGHTSLEHSLPIPRGYSDLTQLWSATQSGYTPTFVVSYGGMMGEEYMYDRTEVWKNPRLLRYTPSYLLDARAIRRPTAPDNQYNHVYVAKYAKELRENGVSIHIGAHGQREGLAAHWELWLMNQGGFTPWEALRAATIDGATHLGMGKDIGSIEKGKLADMAIIDGDVLKNIHRSEYVEYTVLNGRIFEAATMNEVGSKARRKPFFFEQDNQAFMPEGTANEIEAKAHKYHWHH, from the coding sequence ATGATAAAAACCTCACGACAGGCAATTGCCGCAACAGCTTTGGGGCTGTTGCTAGGCTTTGTTCCAGCATTACCTGGTTTTGCTCAAGATACCAAGAATGAAGCAAAGCCGGATACGGAGAAATGGGATGTTTTGAATCCGCCTTTTGACCTTAACGAAGTTAAAATAAAAACCAACGAAACCACCTGGTCGAGCCTGGATATTTCTCCAGATGGTAAATATATGGTTTTTGATATGCTCGGCGATCTGTACAAAGTCGACATCAAAGGCGGTAAAGCTACTGCGCTTACACAAGACTTTGCGTGGAACATCGAACCCACTATTTCTCCGGATGGCAGCCAGATAGCCTTTATTTCGGATCGGGGAGGCTTATCAAATATATGGGTAATGGACAGTGATGGCAAAAATCTCCATCAGGTAAGTCAGGAAAAAAATAATCTTATCCATTCACCAAAGTGGAGCCCTGATGGCAACTATTTAGTGGCAACTAAGGGTATTATGTCCAGCCGCAGCATTCCAGCCGGTGAAATATGGATGTTTCATAAAGCAGGGAGTGATGGCCTGCAGATAAAAGCCCGCGAGCATGGCCCAAGCGATCAGCAAAATATAGCCGATCCGGTTTTCTCTGCGGATGGCCGGTATATTTATTACACCAAGAACACATTGCCAGGAGCGGGATTCGACTACAACCGCAACCCACTTGAAGGAATTTTTGCTGTTGCCCGTTTTGATCGCCAAACCGGTGAAGAAACCAACGTCATTAGCGGAACCGGTGGCGCTATCGTTCCTACGCCTTCTCCAGACGGAAAATACATCGCTTTTATCCGCCGGGTGAAAAACAAAACCGGGCTATTTCTCAAAGAACTGGAAACCGGTTTAGAAACGCCTCTTACGCTGACATTAGAACGTGACATGCAAGAAGGTTTTGGCTCTGAAGGATATTATGCTTACTTTGATTGGATGCCAGATTCTTCCGCAATTATTTATTGGACAGGCGGAAAGTTTCACAAGATAGATGTTAGCAGCAAAGGAATTGCTGATATCGATGTGGAAGTAGAAGCGACTGTAAAGTACGCCGATGCGCTGCGTTTTGATGTAGATGTCGCCCCCGACGAATTTGATGTAAAAATGACTCGCTGGTCGCAAAAGTCTCCCGACGGCAAATCGATATTGTTTCAGGCTTTGGGAAAGCTTTATGTGCGTGATGTGCAATCGGGCAAAATTAAGCGCCTAACGAAGCAAAATGAGCACGATGAATATTTTCCTCGCTATTCCAATGATGGCAAAAATATCGTCTATACAACCTGGAATGACCAGGAGTTAGGTGACGTTAGAGTTGTTGCGGCAAAAGGCGGTAAGGGAAAAGTCATCACCAGGCAGCCAGGTCATTACATTGAGCCAAGCTTTTCAACCGATGGCAAACTGATCGTTTTCCGTAAATTTGATGGCGGCTACCTACTTGATCCAAAATATTCGGTGGAACCCGGGCTTTATGTTGCTAATCTTGATAAAGGAACAGAAACAAAAATATCGGAAAGCGGTTCTGAGCCCCACTTTGCTGGCAACAGTGATCGCGTTTATTTTACTGAATCGGTAAGTGGAACGCCGTATCCGGAAACTCAGCTCAGCAGTGTAAATTTACAAGGAAACGATAAGCGCGTTCACCTGTATGGCGCAGACAAAGTCAGCGAATATCGCCTCTCTCACGACAAGAAGTGGGTGGCATTCGTGTATCAGTTTAAAACGTACTTAACGCCCTTCGTTGATAATGGCAAAAAAATTACCATTGCGCCCGATATGACTTCACTGCCCGTTAAACAACTTTCTGCCCGAGCCGGGGAATATTTAACGTGGAGCCCTGATAATTCGTCCGTGGGATGGTTTCACGGCCCTCACTACTACGAACGTGATATCAAAGATGCGTTCGAGTTTGTTAGCGGGAACGGTGATAACGGGACCCTACCTGAGCCGGAAAAAGCTGGCGTAGACCTTTCATTTAAAGAAAAGGCAGATAAACCTACCGGCTATAAAGCATTGGTTGGCGGCACTGTGGTGACTATGCGAAATGCAGACAATACCCAGGAAGTCATTGAAAACGGTGTTGTGCTTATGAAAGACAATCGTATTGAAGCGGTGGGCAAAATGGGAGAGGTTCGTATTCCTGATGAAGCCATGCAAATTGATACCACCGGCAAAACTGTGATCCCAGGCATGGTTGATGCTCATGCTCACGGCGCCCAAGGTCGCAACGAGATTATTCCGCAGCAGAACTGGGGGCAGTACTCCAACGTAGCTTTCGGCGTAACCACCATTCACGACCCTTCAAACGACACCACAGAAATTTTCGCTGCCGCCGAGCTTCAGCGTAAAGGAAAAATTGTCGCCCCCCGAATTTACTCTACAGGTGCCATTCTGTATGGCGCAGAAGCGTTAGGTTATAAAGCTATTATCAATAACTATGATGACGCTTATTTTCATGTTCAGCGGTTAAAGGATGCTGGCGCTATTTCGGTAAAAAGCTATAACCAGCCCGCTCGCTCACAACGTCAGGAAATTCTTTGGGCGGCGCGCAAACAGGAAATGATGGTCGTTCCGGAAGGCGGCGGTAAGCTACAGCAAAATATTACCATGGTGGTAGATGGTCATACTAGCCTCGAACACAGCTTGCCTATTCCAAGGGGCTACAGTGATTTAACTCAGTTATGGAGTGCCACCCAATCTGGCTACACACCAACGTTCGTAGTGTCTTACGGGGGAATGATGGGAGAAGAATACATGTATGATCGCACGGAAGTGTGGAAAAACCCCCGTTTGTTACGTTACACACCTTCTTATCTGCTGGATGCGAGAGCCATTCGACGTCCCACGGCTCCTGACAATCAGTATAACCATGTTTACGTCGCAAAATACGCCAAGGAATTGCGTGAAAACGGTGTAAGCATTCATATCGGCGCTCACGGTCAGCGCGAAGGATTGGCGGCGCATTGGGAACTATGGCTAATGAATCAGGGCGGATTCACCCCTTGGGAAGCTTTGCGTGCGGCGACTATTGATGGCGCTACTCATTTGGGAATGGGTAAAGACATTGGCAGTATAGAAAAAGGTAAGTTAGCTGACATGGCGATTATTGACGGCGACGTGCTCAAAAATATACATCGTAGCGAGTACGTAGAATACACCGTACTCAATGGTCGCATATTTGAAGCGGCTACGATGAATGAAGTAGGTAGCAAAGCCCGTCGTAAACCGTTTTTCTTCGAGCAGGATAATCAGGCGTTTATGCCTGAAGGTACTGCTAATGAAATAGAAGCGAAAGCGCATAAGTATCACTGGCATCACTAA